A window from Streptomyces sp. NBC_00271 encodes these proteins:
- a CDS encoding ubiquitin-like protein Pup has protein sequence MATKDTGGGQQKATRSTEEVEEQAQDAQVSDDLKERQEKLSDDVDSVLDEIDDVLEENAEDFVRSFVQKGGQ, from the coding sequence ATGGCGACCAAGGACACCGGCGGCGGACAGCAGAAGGCGACGCGTTCCACCGAGGAGGTCGAGGAGCAGGCGCAGGACGCGCAGGTATCGGACGACCTCAAGGAACGCCAGGAGAAGCTGAGCGACGACGTCGACTCGGTTCTGGACGAGATCGACGACGTACTCGAGGAAAATGCCGAGGACTTCGTGCGAAGCTTCGTTCAGAAGGGTGGCCAGTAG
- the dop gene encoding depupylase/deamidase Dop — MTVRRVMGIETEYGISVPGHPNANAMLTSSQIVNAYAAAMHRARRARWDFEEENPLRDARGFDLAREAADSSQLTDEDIGLANVILTNGARLYVDHAHPEYSAPEVTNPWDAVLWDKAGERIMAEAAERAAQLPGAQPIHLYKNNTDNKGASYGTHENYLMKRETPFSDIVRHLTPFFVSRQVVTGAGRVGIGQDGHEHGFQLSQRADYFEVEVGLETTLKRPIINTRDEPHADAEKYRRLHVIIGDANLSEISTYLKLGTTALVLSMIEDGFIAVDLAVDQPVRTLHQVSHDPTLKRLVTLRSGRTLTAVQLQMEYFELSRKYVEERFGADADDQTKDVLVRWEDTLNRLENDPMSLSGELDWVAKRELMEGYRRRDGLDWDAARLHLVDLQYADVRAEKGLYNRLAARGKMKRLLDERDVERARTKPPEDTRAYFRGRCLEQYADDVAAASWDSVIFDLPGRDSLQRVPTLEPLRGTRNHVKELLDRCRTAEDLVRVLSGG; from the coding sequence ATGACCGTACGGCGAGTAATGGGCATCGAGACGGAGTACGGGATCTCCGTCCCCGGCCACCCCAACGCCAATGCCATGCTCACCTCGTCCCAGATCGTCAACGCGTACGCGGCGGCGATGCACCGGGCGCGCCGCGCCCGCTGGGATTTCGAGGAGGAGAACCCGCTGCGGGACGCGCGAGGCTTCGACCTCGCCCGCGAGGCCGCCGACTCCAGCCAGCTCACCGACGAGGACATCGGCCTGGCCAATGTCATCCTCACCAATGGCGCACGGCTGTACGTGGACCACGCGCACCCGGAGTACAGCGCTCCCGAGGTCACCAACCCGTGGGACGCCGTCCTGTGGGACAAGGCCGGCGAGCGCATCATGGCGGAGGCCGCGGAGCGCGCGGCCCAGCTCCCCGGCGCCCAGCCGATCCACCTCTACAAGAACAACACCGACAACAAGGGCGCCTCGTACGGGACGCACGAGAACTACCTGATGAAGCGGGAGACCCCCTTCTCGGACATCGTGCGCCACCTCACGCCGTTCTTCGTCTCACGCCAGGTCGTCACCGGAGCGGGCCGCGTCGGTATCGGCCAGGACGGGCACGAGCACGGCTTCCAGCTCAGTCAGCGCGCGGACTACTTCGAGGTCGAGGTGGGCCTCGAGACCACGCTCAAGCGCCCCATCATCAACACCCGCGACGAGCCGCACGCGGACGCCGAGAAGTACCGCAGGCTGCACGTGATCATCGGTGACGCGAACCTGTCGGAGATCTCGACCTATCTCAAGCTGGGCACGACCGCCCTGGTCCTGTCCATGATCGAGGACGGCTTCATCGCCGTCGACCTGGCCGTCGACCAGCCCGTGCGCACGCTGCACCAGGTCTCGCACGACCCCACGCTGAAGCGGCTCGTCACGCTGCGCAGCGGTCGCACGCTGACCGCGGTGCAGCTCCAGATGGAGTACTTCGAGCTGTCGCGCAAATACGTGGAGGAACGCTTCGGGGCGGACGCCGACGACCAGACCAAGGACGTCCTGGTCCGCTGGGAGGACACTCTCAACCGCCTGGAGAACGACCCGATGAGCCTCTCAGGGGAGCTCGACTGGGTCGCCAAGCGGGAGCTCATGGAGGGCTACCGGCGCCGTGACGGCCTCGACTGGGACGCGGCACGGCTGCACCTGGTCGACCTCCAGTACGCCGACGTACGGGCCGAGAAGGGCCTGTACAACCGTCTGGCGGCGCGCGGCAAGATGAAGCGGCTCCTGGACGAGCGGGACGTCGAGCGGGCCCGTACGAAGCCGCCCGAGGACACCCGTGCGTACTTCCGCGGGCGCTGTCTGGAGCAGTACGCGGACGATGTGGCGGCGGCCTCCTGGGACTCGGTGATCTTCGATCTGCCGGGCCGGGACTCGCTTCAGCGCGTCCCAACCCTGGAGCCGCTTCGCGGAACGCGTAATCACGTCAAGGAGCTCCTCGACCGCTGCCGTACGGCGGAAGACCTGGTCAGGGTCCTGTCAGGCGGCTGA
- the arc gene encoding proteasome ATPase codes for MAAHDDDMNRGIRPGRGSDDPAGQVAYLEQEIAVLRRKLADSPRHTRILEERIVELQTNLAGVSAQNERLANTLREARDQIVALKEEVDRLAQPPAGFGVFLVANEDGTADIFTGGRKLRVNVSPSVELEELRRGQEVMLNEALNVVEAMEYESVGDIVTLKEILEDGERALVQGHTDEERVVRLAEPLLDVVIRPGDALLLEPRSGYVYEVVPKSEVEELVLEEVPDIGYEQIGGLGNQIELIRDAVELPYLYPDLFKEHELRPPKGVLLYGPPGCGKTLIAKAVANSLAKKVAEVTGQATGKSFFLNIKGPELLNKYVGETERQIRLVFQRAREKASEGTPVIVFFDEMESLFRTRGSGVSSDVENTIVPQLLAEIDGVEGLENVVVIGASNREDMIDPAILRPGRLDVKIKIERPDAEAAKDIFAKYLTQRLPLHSDDLGEHGGDRAATVHGMIQTAVEQMYAESEENRFLEVTYANGDKEVLYFKDFNSGAMIENIVGRAKKAAIKAFLEQNQKGLRVSHLLQACVDEFKENEDLPNTTNPDDWARISGKKGERIVYIRTLVTGKQGADTGRSIDTVANTGQYL; via the coding sequence GTTGCCTACCTTGAGCAGGAGATCGCCGTCCTGCGACGCAAGCTCGCCGACTCTCCGCGGCACACGAGGATTCTCGAAGAGCGGATCGTCGAGCTGCAGACCAACCTGGCCGGCGTGTCCGCACAGAACGAGCGGCTCGCCAACACGCTCCGTGAGGCCCGCGACCAGATCGTGGCCCTCAAGGAAGAGGTCGACCGGCTGGCGCAGCCACCGGCAGGCTTCGGTGTCTTCCTCGTGGCGAACGAGGACGGCACGGCGGACATCTTCACCGGGGGCCGCAAGCTCCGGGTGAACGTCAGCCCCAGCGTGGAGCTCGAGGAGCTCAGGCGCGGCCAGGAAGTGATGCTCAACGAAGCCCTCAACGTGGTCGAGGCCATGGAGTACGAGAGCGTCGGCGACATCGTCACCCTCAAGGAGATCCTCGAGGACGGCGAACGCGCCCTGGTGCAGGGACACACCGACGAGGAACGGGTGGTACGGCTCGCCGAGCCGCTCCTGGACGTCGTCATCCGTCCCGGCGATGCCCTGCTTCTCGAACCCCGCTCCGGCTATGTCTACGAAGTTGTCCCCAAGAGCGAGGTCGAGGAGCTCGTCCTCGAAGAGGTGCCGGACATCGGCTACGAGCAGATCGGCGGCCTGGGAAACCAGATCGAACTGATCCGCGACGCGGTCGAGCTCCCCTACCTCTACCCCGACCTCTTCAAGGAGCACGAACTGCGGCCGCCCAAGGGTGTGCTGCTCTACGGGCCTCCCGGATGCGGTAAGACGCTCATCGCCAAGGCGGTCGCCAACTCGCTGGCCAAGAAGGTCGCCGAGGTCACCGGCCAGGCCACCGGAAAGAGCTTCTTCCTCAACATCAAGGGCCCCGAGCTCCTGAACAAGTACGTCGGCGAGACCGAGCGGCAGATCCGCCTCGTCTTCCAGCGTGCTCGTGAGAAGGCCAGCGAGGGCACCCCCGTCATCGTCTTCTTCGACGAGATGGAGTCCCTCTTCCGCACCCGTGGATCGGGCGTCAGCTCGGACGTGGAGAACACCATCGTCCCCCAGCTGCTCGCCGAGATCGACGGCGTGGAAGGCCTGGAGAACGTGGTCGTGATCGGCGCCTCGAACCGCGAGGACATGATCGACCCCGCGATCCTGCGCCCCGGACGACTCGATGTGAAGATCAAGATCGAGCGCCCGGACGCCGAGGCCGCCAAGGACATCTTCGCCAAGTACCTCACACAACGCCTCCCGCTGCACTCCGACGACCTCGGAGAGCACGGCGGGGACCGGGCGGCCACCGTCCACGGCATGATCCAGACCGCTGTGGAACAGATGTACGCCGAGTCCGAGGAAAACCGCTTCCTCGAGGTCACCTACGCCAACGGCGACAAGGAAGTCCTGTACTTCAAGGACTTCAACTCGGGCGCCATGATCGAGAACATCGTCGGCCGCGCCAAGAAGGCAGCGATCAAGGCCTTCCTCGAGCAGAACCAGAAGGGCCTTCGGGTCTCCCACCTCCTCCAGGCGTGCGTGGACGAGTTCAAGGAGAACGAGGACCTGCCGAACACCACCAACCCGGACGACTGGGCCCGAATCTCCGGAAAGAAGGGCGAACGGATCGTTTACATCCGTACGCTCGTCACCGGAAAGCAGGGTGCGGACACCGGACGCTCCATCGACACGGTGGCGAACACCGGGCAGTACCTGTAA